A genomic segment from Lignipirellula cremea encodes:
- the cysD gene encoding sulfate adenylyltransferase subunit CysD — protein MIPSTSTNVDHLTMTHLNALEAESIYIFREVAESFENPVLLYSMGKDSGVMLHLARKAFFPEKPPFPLLHVDSTWEFREVIEFREKYARQQLGLEVLVHINQEGVEAGVNPFDYSSRIYTDIMRTQPLKQALTQHRFDAAIGGGRRDEERSRAKERVFSFRDNNHRWEPKNQRPELWELYNTWVHRGESIRVFPLSNWTEFDIWQYILQENIPLAPLYLAQSRPMVKRSGDWIMVDDDRMRLELGEQPVMKQVRFRTLGCYPVTGALESQAGSVAEIIDELVHSSASERQGRAIDRDEEAAMERKKREGYF, from the coding sequence ATGATTCCCTCGACTTCCACCAACGTCGACCACTTGACCATGACCCATTTAAACGCTCTCGAAGCGGAAAGTATCTACATCTTCCGGGAAGTTGCCGAGTCCTTTGAGAACCCCGTGCTGCTGTATTCCATGGGAAAGGACTCCGGGGTGATGTTGCATCTGGCGCGTAAAGCCTTCTTTCCGGAAAAGCCGCCGTTTCCCTTGCTGCATGTCGACTCGACCTGGGAGTTTCGCGAAGTAATCGAGTTTCGCGAGAAATACGCACGCCAGCAATTAGGACTGGAAGTCCTCGTACACATCAATCAGGAAGGCGTGGAAGCAGGCGTCAACCCCTTTGATTACAGCAGTCGTATCTACACCGACATCATGCGTACGCAGCCGCTGAAACAGGCGCTCACGCAACATCGTTTTGACGCGGCCATCGGCGGCGGCCGCCGCGATGAAGAACGCTCCCGGGCCAAGGAACGCGTCTTTTCCTTTCGTGACAACAATCATCGCTGGGAGCCAAAGAATCAAAGACCCGAACTCTGGGAGCTCTACAACACCTGGGTGCACCGCGGGGAAAGCATCCGGGTCTTTCCTTTATCCAATTGGACCGAGTTCGACATCTGGCAGTACATCCTTCAAGAGAACATTCCGCTGGCGCCCCTGTATCTGGCCCAGTCGCGTCCCATGGTCAAACGCTCCGGCGATTGGATCATGGTCGACGACGATCGCATGCGGCTTGAGTTGGGCGAACAGCCAGTCATGAAACAGGTGCGTTTTCGCACGCTCGGTTGCTATCCCGTGACCGGCGCCCTGGAATCGCAGGCCGGCAGCGTGGCGGAGATTATCGACGAACTGGTGCATTCTTCCGCCTCGGAAAGACAAGGGCGAGCCATCGATCGCGACGAGGAAGCCGCGATGGAACGGAAGAAGCGCGAAGGCTACTTCTGA
- a CDS encoding 5-(carboxyamino)imidazole ribonucleotide synthase, with protein sequence MTPIVLPGSTIGVLGSGQLGRMFTLAARRLGYRVHVYSPDDDTPAGQVADQEVRSLYSNLDAVADFARQVDVVTFEFENVPPDTIEIVNAIAPVHPAGHVLYTTQHRIREKSFLRSLGIPVTPFRAIRSWEELRNQGKDDLPGILKTAAWGYDGKGQVKVQTQQDLESAWAGLKCDEAVLERFVDFDAELSIVAARGRDGSVAFYGPFNNMHANHILDASTTPSKLPQAIIDDAIDIARAILTEFELIGVLCVEFFLTTDGKLLVNELAPRPHNSGHLTIDAHATCQFEQQVRAVCGLPLGAATQLRPAAMVNLLGEVWRRGEPSWAKALAVKELKLHLYGKRETRVGRKMGHLTALADSPSDALEIALTARRSLC encoded by the coding sequence ATGACGCCAATCGTCCTGCCGGGGTCTACGATCGGGGTGCTGGGCAGCGGTCAACTGGGTCGGATGTTCACCCTTGCTGCACGCAGGCTTGGCTACCGCGTGCATGTCTACTCGCCAGATGACGATACGCCTGCCGGTCAGGTCGCCGATCAGGAAGTTCGATCGTTGTATTCTAACTTGGACGCCGTTGCGGATTTCGCACGGCAGGTCGATGTCGTGACCTTCGAGTTTGAGAACGTCCCGCCTGATACGATCGAGATCGTCAACGCGATTGCACCCGTGCATCCCGCCGGCCACGTTCTCTATACAACCCAACACCGCATTCGTGAGAAGTCTTTTCTTCGCTCTTTGGGGATACCTGTCACGCCGTTTCGGGCGATTCGATCCTGGGAAGAATTGCGAAACCAAGGCAAGGACGACTTGCCTGGCATACTCAAAACGGCCGCATGGGGATACGACGGCAAGGGGCAGGTAAAGGTCCAGACCCAGCAGGACCTGGAGTCCGCCTGGGCGGGATTGAAATGCGACGAAGCGGTGCTGGAGCGTTTTGTCGATTTTGACGCGGAACTGTCCATTGTTGCCGCCCGAGGGCGCGACGGCTCGGTCGCATTCTATGGTCCGTTCAATAACATGCACGCCAATCACATCCTCGACGCATCCACCACGCCATCTAAATTGCCCCAGGCAATCATCGACGACGCCATCGACATCGCTCGCGCCATTCTCACGGAATTTGAGTTAATCGGCGTGCTGTGCGTCGAGTTCTTTTTGACGACAGACGGTAAACTGTTGGTCAACGAACTGGCCCCGCGTCCACACAATTCTGGGCATCTGACGATCGATGCTCATGCAACCTGCCAGTTTGAGCAGCAGGTGCGGGCAGTCTGTGGTTTGCCGCTCGGTGCTGCAACGCAATTGCGGCCAGCCGCCATGGTGAACTTGCTAGGTGAAGTATGGCGCCGTGGAGAACCCAGTTGGGCCAAAGCGTTGGCCGTGAAGGAACTTAAATTGCACCTCTATGGAAAGCGAGAGACGCGTGTTGGGAGAAAGATGGGGCATCTTACGGCACTGGCGGATTCACCCAGCGATGCTTTAGAAATAGCACTCACGGCGCGTCGCTCTCTTTGTTGA
- the cysK gene encoding cysteine synthase A yields MREGYDDLVRCNRLAIEKSLDEWAVIQAPGGELKPKGQRTMPRRKTFDNTPSAIGDTPMIRINRLTPGDHATVFAKCEFFQPLNSVKDRIGAAMVEAAERNGLINPDSHIIEPTSGNTGIALAFVCAAKVYRLTLTMPESMSVERRQLLRAMGANLVLTPAAEGMPGAILRASELVECEANAWMPQQFENLANPEIQEWTTGPEIWEDSGHDIDAIVAGVGTGGAITDVTRFLKQKNPNFKAIAVEPKHSPVISGGRAGKHRIQGIGAGFIPKNLDTALLDEVITVDDEDAFAWGRLLAEKEGIVSGISSGAYM; encoded by the coding sequence TTGCGCGAAGGCTATGACGATCTCGTTCGTTGCAATCGGCTTGCAATTGAGAAGAGCCTCGATGAATGGGCCGTCATTCAAGCTCCCGGCGGCGAGCTGAAACCCAAAGGGCAACGTACGATGCCTCGCCGAAAGACATTCGACAATACTCCGTCAGCTATTGGCGACACGCCGATGATACGGATCAACCGGTTGACGCCCGGGGACCACGCGACCGTGTTCGCAAAATGCGAGTTTTTTCAGCCTCTAAACAGCGTGAAGGACCGCATTGGAGCCGCGATGGTCGAGGCGGCCGAACGCAATGGCCTGATTAACCCGGATTCGCACATTATTGAACCGACCAGCGGAAATACGGGGATCGCACTGGCGTTCGTGTGCGCTGCGAAGGTCTATCGACTCACGCTGACGATGCCAGAGTCCATGTCAGTCGAACGTCGTCAGCTGCTGCGTGCCATGGGAGCGAATCTAGTGCTCACGCCGGCCGCCGAAGGCATGCCCGGCGCCATTCTTCGAGCGAGCGAGCTTGTCGAGTGCGAAGCCAACGCCTGGATGCCCCAGCAATTTGAAAACCTTGCCAATCCCGAGATCCAAGAATGGACGACCGGTCCAGAGATTTGGGAGGACAGCGGGCACGACATCGATGCAATCGTAGCGGGCGTGGGAACGGGAGGGGCAATCACCGACGTGACACGCTTCCTCAAGCAGAAGAACCCCAACTTTAAGGCCATCGCGGTCGAACCAAAACACTCGCCTGTAATCAGCGGCGGTCGGGCAGGCAAGCATCGCATCCAGGGCATCGGTGCAGGTTTTATTCCCAAGAATCTGGACACGGCGCTCCTTGACGAGGTAATTACGGTCGACGACGAAGATGCTTTTGCGTGGGGACGCTTGCTGGCCGAAAAGGAAGGCATCGTGTCAGGCATAAGCAGCGGGGCGTACATGTGA
- the cysN gene encoding sulfate adenylyltransferase subunit CysN produces the protein MRSLNEAAPANEEKHPIPQIDLLRFLTCGSVDDGKSTLIGRLLLETGAVYEDQLAALAQDSIRLGTAGKAIDPALLMDGLEDERQQGITIDVAYRYFQTDRRKFISADSPGHEQYTRNMATAASTSQLAIILVDARKGLLSQTRRHSYIASLLGIRHLVLAVNKMDLVDYSQTIFEQICTEYREFVRQLNAPAVRCLPISGLQGDNVTTLSDRMPWFQEQPLLELLEMVEVDSDASHSAFRFPVQRVSRPHAEFRGYCGTVAAGSITIGDPVLVLPGGQTSRVQSIVSFDGDLPSVSAGAAVALTLEDEIDIARGDMLVDPEQPAHFAKEFEANIVWMSPQPLIPQKSYWLKHSTRRTTGEVHSLIYRTDVNTLNRVEVPSLALNETGRCRMRTHAPLAFDPYTVNRQTGSFILVDRVTHETIAAGMIVEPETNQESSSQWGIELQSPKLQFTPSRITSGQRVARFGRPACTLLLTGLSGSGKTTIAFALEERLFALGTAVTVLDGQNLRHGISRELGFSAAERSENLRRAAEIAALFNNSGIVCIAALAAPDESTRKQAQKVIGKERVLHVHLDAPLEVCRQRDLSGRYLAADRGDIRDFPGVTANYESPTDADLVLPTHEWSVEQCVAAIEKRLVSYWNNAGQGTNGTE, from the coding sequence ATCAGATCCCTCAACGAAGCGGCCCCGGCAAACGAGGAAAAGCATCCGATCCCGCAGATAGACCTGCTGCGATTCCTCACCTGTGGCAGCGTTGACGACGGAAAAAGCACGCTGATCGGACGCTTGCTGCTCGAAACGGGAGCCGTTTACGAGGACCAGCTGGCGGCGCTCGCGCAGGATTCAATCAGGCTCGGCACGGCCGGCAAAGCGATCGACCCCGCACTACTGATGGATGGCCTGGAAGACGAACGGCAGCAAGGCATCACGATCGATGTCGCCTACCGATACTTCCAGACAGACCGACGGAAGTTCATTTCAGCTGACAGTCCCGGCCACGAGCAGTATACGCGGAATATGGCGACCGCCGCTTCGACGTCGCAATTGGCGATCATTCTGGTCGACGCGCGTAAAGGACTGCTTTCCCAGACGCGCAGACACAGCTATATCGCTTCCTTGCTGGGGATCCGACACCTGGTGTTGGCGGTCAACAAGATGGACCTGGTCGACTACAGCCAAACGATATTCGAGCAGATCTGCACAGAGTACCGAGAGTTCGTACGACAACTCAACGCGCCCGCAGTACGTTGCCTGCCGATCTCTGGTCTGCAGGGCGACAACGTCACGACGCTCAGCGACCGAATGCCTTGGTTTCAAGAGCAGCCGCTGCTGGAACTCCTGGAAATGGTTGAGGTCGACAGCGATGCCAGCCACTCCGCATTTCGCTTTCCGGTACAGCGGGTGAGTCGACCTCACGCTGAATTTCGAGGTTACTGCGGGACGGTCGCGGCGGGCTCAATCACGATTGGCGATCCGGTGCTGGTCTTGCCCGGCGGACAAACCAGCCGGGTGCAGTCGATTGTCAGTTTTGACGGCGACCTCCCCTCGGTTTCGGCCGGTGCTGCGGTCGCTTTGACTCTCGAGGATGAGATTGATATCGCCCGCGGCGACATGCTCGTCGACCCCGAACAACCTGCGCACTTTGCCAAGGAATTTGAGGCGAATATCGTCTGGATGTCGCCGCAGCCTTTGATTCCGCAAAAATCCTATTGGCTCAAACATTCCACGCGGCGCACGACCGGCGAGGTTCACTCTCTCATCTATCGCACCGATGTGAACACCTTGAACCGGGTCGAGGTCCCGTCCCTGGCTCTGAACGAGACAGGCAGGTGCCGCATGCGGACCCACGCGCCGCTCGCATTCGATCCGTACACCGTTAATCGTCAAACGGGCTCCTTTATTCTGGTCGATCGAGTAACCCATGAGACGATTGCGGCGGGCATGATTGTCGAACCAGAAACGAACCAGGAATCGAGCAGCCAGTGGGGCATCGAACTGCAAAGCCCGAAGCTGCAGTTCACGCCCAGTCGGATTACTTCCGGTCAGCGTGTTGCTCGATTCGGACGACCTGCCTGCACGCTTCTTTTGACCGGGTTGAGCGGTTCCGGCAAAACCACCATCGCCTTCGCTTTGGAGGAGAGACTGTTCGCTTTGGGAACTGCCGTGACGGTGCTCGACGGACAGAATCTGCGTCACGGCATCAGCCGTGAGTTGGGTTTCTCCGCTGCGGAACGGTCCGAAAACCTTCGGAGAGCCGCGGAGATCGCCGCCCTGTTCAATAACTCTGGCATCGTTTGCATCGCCGCCCTGGCGGCGCCAGACGAATCAACTCGCAAGCAGGCGCAAAAAGTCATTGGCAAAGAGCGGGTGCTGCATGTCCACCTGGACGCACCGCTTGAGGTATGCCGACAGCGCGACCTGTCGGGACGCTATCTGGCTGCTGATCGAGGAGATATCCGAGATTTCCCAGGCGTAACGGCGAACTATGAATCGCCCACGGACGCCGACCTGGTGCTCCCCACGCACGAGTGGTCCGTCGAACAATGCGTGGCCGCGATCGAAAAGCGGCTCGTTTCATACTGGAATAACGCCGGTCAAGGCACGAATGGTACTGAGTGA
- a CDS encoding carbonic anhydrase produces the protein MMFAVMQNTGLRPLEQVQEQASSIASRGSRPASLWWTCADDVWDSALESITPERSAIRLSTPRLKGPEAIVQVQEALDYSVQDIGVQHLVLCGHSRCSGLHSAPKTASNSDAHVNPLVRGVMRREKENRDAQSALLQNLRLIADCSTVANAVAAGTLTLHAIFYLAESGVFLRFDEVGSKFVSFD, from the coding sequence ATGATGTTCGCTGTAATGCAAAACACGGGCCTGCGGCCGCTAGAACAGGTTCAAGAACAGGCGTCAAGCATTGCAAGTCGCGGCTCCCGTCCTGCGAGCCTTTGGTGGACTTGCGCGGATGACGTATGGGATAGCGCTCTTGAAAGCATCACTCCTGAACGATCCGCCATCCGACTATCGACGCCCCGTCTAAAGGGGCCAGAGGCAATCGTCCAGGTGCAGGAGGCTCTGGACTATTCCGTGCAAGACATCGGAGTGCAACACCTGGTGCTGTGCGGCCACTCGCGGTGCTCCGGTCTTCACTCGGCGCCGAAGACCGCCTCCAACAGCGACGCCCATGTCAACCCCTTGGTACGTGGCGTGATGCGCCGCGAGAAGGAGAATCGGGATGCCCAGTCCGCTCTGCTCCAAAACCTGCGGCTGATCGCTGACTGCTCGACGGTTGCTAATGCGGTTGCGGCGGGAACATTAACACTGCACGCCATTTTCTATCTGGCCGAGAGCGGAGTTTTCCTTCGCTTTGACGAAGTCGGCAGCAAGTTCGTCAGTTTCGACTAA
- the purE gene encoding 5-(carboxyamino)imidazole ribonucleotide mutase, whose product MSSKQSQEMVTDQIADSGPPPLIGLVMGSRSDWETMRHAADVLEKFQAPHERRVVSAHRTPEWLRDYAQSAEKRGLRVLIAGAGGAAHLPGMLASQTLLPVLGVPVMGRALQGLDSLLSIVQMPAGVPVGTLAIGDAGAKNAAYLAIRLLAQTMPALRAELQAFHEKLTHEIIQDSYL is encoded by the coding sequence GTGTCTTCTAAACAGTCCCAGGAAATGGTCACGGATCAAATCGCTGACAGCGGACCGCCCCCGCTGATCGGATTAGTTATGGGAAGTCGGTCGGATTGGGAAACCATGCGACATGCGGCCGATGTGCTGGAAAAGTTCCAGGCGCCCCATGAGCGGCGGGTCGTTTCGGCCCATCGTACGCCGGAATGGTTGCGCGATTACGCCCAGTCAGCCGAGAAGAGAGGTCTCCGGGTGTTGATCGCCGGCGCGGGAGGGGCGGCGCACCTGCCAGGGATGCTCGCCTCGCAAACCTTGCTCCCGGTGCTTGGGGTTCCCGTCATGGGCCGCGCACTCCAGGGCCTGGACTCGCTGCTGTCGATCGTCCAAATGCCAGCAGGCGTTCCCGTCGGAACGCTCGCAATCGGCGACGCCGGAGCCAAAAATGCCGCGTATCTGGCGATTCGCCTGCTGGCGCAAACGATGCCCGCACTGCGCGCGGAATTACAGGCCTTTCATGAGAAATTAACCCATGAAATCATTCAGGATTCCTACCTATGA
- a CDS encoding pentapeptide repeat-containing protein yields the protein MTESDKQTEGLVESHTQPSNIVGEIPGQGDLSGLDLSGQDLRGTDLRGKGLQETNFRNADLTGADLRNTDGTSACFDGANLTAALLDNAKLHGASFHGAIMRDSKFKQTDFTLADLREADMSGSEFLYVGFNGANLTGAKLNRTTMVVPRMRTSVLRDVDLTDATLHRPVLRGADLRGAVTDRTSVINADIHKASYDEHHALLLEDSCSVRSPK from the coding sequence ATGACGGAATCAGATAAACAAACTGAAGGACTCGTTGAGTCGCACACACAACCTTCGAATATTGTTGGCGAAATACCTGGACAAGGCGACCTTTCCGGCCTGGACCTCTCTGGGCAAGACCTACGAGGCACTGACTTGAGGGGCAAAGGTCTTCAGGAAACGAATTTTCGGAACGCAGACCTTACAGGAGCTGATTTGCGAAATACCGATGGCACATCCGCCTGCTTCGATGGAGCCAATCTTACTGCGGCGTTGCTCGATAACGCAAAGCTGCATGGAGCCAGCTTTCACGGAGCCATAATGCGTGATTCCAAATTCAAACAGACGGATTTTACTCTGGCCGATCTTCGTGAGGCTGATATGAGCGGTTCTGAGTTTCTGTATGTAGGCTTCAATGGAGCGAACTTGACCGGCGCCAAGTTGAATCGCACAACCATGGTTGTGCCCCGTATGCGAACTTCTGTCCTCCGTGATGTCGATCTTACGGATGCAACACTCCATCGCCCCGTTCTTCGAGGGGCTGATCTAAGGGGGGCCGTAACCGACCGGACATCCGTCATAAACGCTGACATTCACAAGGCGAGTTACGACGAACATCATGCTTTATTGCTTGAAGATTCCTGCTCCGTTCGTTCGCCGAAATAG